In a single window of the Verrucomicrobiia bacterium genome:
- a CDS encoding ClcB-like voltage-gated chloride channel protein: MKSRLVKGINCGHIKPVQAGKGKIEQLITTLRALARKHWQRALRIREKLRFSEEAFHLVLAGGVGVIGGLVNLVFHKCIDLSQLLFLQRTGDPVELAASSSYPIRLLVPMIGGLVAGVVLYWGLRLVGKQGSTNILEVVTTSDGRLPARTGIVQAISSLISIGSGASIGREGAITQLSATFASKWGQFAHWQPYRLRLLTACGAASGIAAAYNAPITGAVFASLIVLGNFSMSLFAPLVFSSVIAAMVSRSFFGLQPWYDVPPFDFNSLTKLPWFLVLGALTGIMGAVFLRMLDWSQAGFKKIPVPIYVRLMIGGLIVGLITLGYPDVWGNGYGVTNKILHERFLEYAYPLIGLLALYFAKLLATLAAVGSGAVGGVFTPTLFLGAAVGSITGTALHRLGLGSELPTGAFALVGMGSMLAATTRSPLLAMIMVFEISLNYSVMPPLMLACVISTLVARRIHTDSIYTAPLRKKGLLMDRENLRPGSATEQTVADLMHTPVPPIRETATLQQIGERFLTSPNNFLPVVDSGYKLIGVVALQDLKEYLSAGEEMSAVIAYDVMRPPPLTITPDQLLLDTLPVLLSSELRNIPVVNSRTENRLVGAVLRAEALGLLSEAIATKGAQTQPPAELSGNKH; encoded by the coding sequence ATGAAATCGCGACTCGTAAAAGGAATCAACTGCGGGCATATTAAACCAGTGCAGGCTGGCAAGGGTAAAATCGAGCAGTTGATCACGACGCTCCGGGCGCTGGCCCGCAAGCATTGGCAGCGTGCCTTGCGCATCCGCGAAAAATTGCGCTTCAGCGAGGAGGCATTTCATTTGGTGCTCGCCGGCGGCGTGGGCGTGATCGGCGGACTGGTCAATCTGGTTTTTCACAAATGCATTGATCTCTCGCAGTTGCTTTTTCTTCAGCGCACGGGCGATCCGGTCGAACTCGCCGCGAGCAGCAGTTATCCAATCCGATTGCTGGTTCCGATGATTGGCGGATTGGTCGCAGGAGTGGTGTTGTATTGGGGCTTGCGACTCGTGGGCAAGCAAGGCTCAACCAATATTCTTGAAGTGGTGACGACGAGCGATGGTCGGCTGCCCGCGCGCACGGGCATTGTGCAGGCCATCTCCTCACTGATCAGCATCGGTAGCGGCGCATCCATCGGACGCGAAGGCGCGATCACGCAGCTTTCCGCGACGTTTGCGTCGAAGTGGGGACAGTTTGCGCATTGGCAACCGTATCGCCTGCGCCTGCTGACGGCGTGCGGCGCGGCGTCGGGAATCGCGGCGGCGTACAATGCGCCGATCACGGGCGCGGTTTTTGCGTCGCTGATTGTGCTGGGAAATTTTTCGATGAGCCTGTTCGCGCCGCTGGTGTTTTCCTCGGTCATCGCGGCGATGGTTTCGCGAAGCTTTTTTGGATTGCAACCGTGGTACGACGTGCCGCCGTTCGATTTCAACAGCCTGACCAAGCTGCCGTGGTTCCTGGTGCTGGGCGCGCTCACTGGAATCATGGGCGCGGTTTTTCTGCGCATGCTCGATTGGTCACAAGCCGGGTTCAAAAAAATTCCGGTGCCGATTTATGTGCGGTTGATGATTGGCGGATTAATCGTGGGATTGATCACACTCGGTTATCCCGATGTGTGGGGCAACGGTTACGGCGTCACCAATAAAATATTGCACGAGCGATTTTTGGAATACGCGTATCCGCTGATCGGTTTGCTGGCGCTGTATTTTGCCAAATTGCTCGCAACACTCGCGGCGGTGGGTTCAGGCGCGGTGGGCGGTGTCTTCACACCAACATTGTTTCTCGGCGCGGCAGTAGGCTCGATCACCGGCACGGCGTTGCATCGGCTGGGACTGGGAAGCGAACTGCCGACGGGCGCATTCGCATTGGTGGGCATGGGCAGCATGCTTGCGGCCACCACGCGTTCACCATTGCTGGCGATGATCATGGTGTTTGAAATTTCATTGAACTATTCAGTGATGCCGCCGTTGATGCTGGCATGCGTGATTTCAACTTTGGTCGCGCGGCGCATTCACACAGATTCGATTTACACGGCGCCGTTACGCAAAAAAGGCTTGCTCATGGACCGGGAAAATCTTCGGCCCGGTTCGGCAACAGAGCAAACCGTGGCCGACCTCATGCACACGCCGGTGCCGCCAATTCGCGAGACGGCCACCCTGCAACAGATCGGCGAGCGTTTTCTTACCAGCCCGAATAATTTTTTGCCCGTGGTGGACAGCGGCTATAAATTGATTGGCGTCGTCGCGTTGCAAGACTTAAAAGAATATCTCTCGGCAGGTGAGGAAATGAGCGCAGTCATCGCCTACGACGTGATGCGCCCGCCGCCGCTCACGATCACGCCCGATCAATTATTGCTCGATACGCTGCCGGTGCTACTCTCGAGTGAATTGCGAAATATTCCCGTGGTCAATTCGCGAACGGAAAACCGGCTGGTGGGCGCGGTCTTGCGCGCGGAGGCGCTGGGGCTTTTGTCTGAAGCCATCGCGACCAAAGGCGCGCAAACGCAGCCACCGGCGGAATTATCCGGGAACAAGCATTAG
- a CDS encoding glutamate-5-semialdehyde dehydrogenase, translating to MTIREQMIDLAKKAKAASRELAKLTTAEKNACLLAMADALIAGTDTIQAANAKDMAGGTEGGLSSAMLDRLKLDDKRIAGMAKGLREVAALPDPVGRILDSRTRPNGLKLQKISTPIGVVVIIYESRPNVTADAASLCFKSGNATILRGGKEAIHSNQAIAQVMLSAAKKQFLNFPVDAIQVVQTTEREAIKELLSLTQYVDLCMPRGGEGLIRAVAENSKVPVIKHYKGVCHIYVDGEADFKMAEEITMNAKVQRPAVCNAAETLLVDRKIAPTFLPLVAAKLVESKVELRADEESERLIAEAAPHFKSAPNLKRASDEDFFTEYNDYVLNVRVVDGVNQAIEHINHYGSAHSDSIVTRDEKHAKQFLAEVDSATVYWNASTRFTDGGEFGMGAEIGISTDKIGARGPMGLEELTTYKWVGIGTGQLRG from the coding sequence GTGACGATTCGGGAACAAATGATTGATCTCGCCAAAAAGGCGAAGGCGGCGTCGCGTGAACTGGCCAAACTCACGACCGCCGAGAAGAATGCCTGCCTGCTCGCGATGGCGGACGCCCTAATTGCGGGCACGGATACCATCCAGGCTGCCAATGCCAAAGACATGGCTGGTGGCACGGAGGGCGGTCTTTCCTCGGCGATGCTGGATCGTCTCAAGCTGGATGACAAACGCATCGCGGGAATGGCGAAAGGCTTGCGCGAAGTCGCGGCGCTGCCCGATCCGGTGGGGCGCATCCTCGACAGCCGCACGCGGCCCAACGGGCTCAAGCTGCAAAAAATTTCCACGCCCATCGGTGTCGTCGTGATCATTTACGAATCACGGCCCAACGTGACCGCCGATGCCGCGAGCCTTTGCTTTAAATCCGGCAACGCGACCATTTTGCGCGGCGGCAAGGAAGCGATTCATTCCAACCAGGCCATCGCGCAGGTGATGTTGAGCGCGGCGAAAAAACAATTTCTTAATTTTCCCGTGGACGCCATCCAGGTTGTGCAGACGACCGAGCGCGAGGCGATCAAGGAATTGCTTTCGCTCACGCAATACGTTGATCTTTGCATGCCGCGCGGTGGCGAGGGATTGATTCGCGCGGTTGCGGAAAATTCCAAGGTGCCGGTCATCAAACATTACAAGGGCGTGTGCCATATCTATGTGGATGGCGAGGCGGATTTCAAAATGGCCGAGGAGATCACGATGAACGCGAAGGTGCAGCGGCCCGCTGTTTGCAATGCCGCGGAAACTTTGCTCGTGGACCGAAAAATCGCGCCGACGTTTTTGCCGTTGGTTGCGGCAAAACTGGTCGAGAGCAAAGTGGAGTTGCGCGCGGATGAGGAGAGCGAGCGCTTGATCGCCGAGGCCGCGCCGCATTTTAAATCCGCGCCCAATTTAAAGCGCGCGAGTGATGAGGATTTTTTCACCGAGTATAACGATTATGTTTTGAATGTGCGCGTGGTGGATGGCGTGAACCAGGCGATTGAGCATATCAATCATTATGGCTCAGCGCATTCAGACAGCATCGTGACCCGCGATGAAAAGCATGCGAAGCAATTTCTCGCCGAGGTGGATTCGGCCACGGTGTATTGGAACGCCTCGACGCGTTTCACCGACGGCGGCGAATTCGGCATGGGCGCGGAGATAGGCATCAGCACCGATAAAATCGGCGCGCGCGGGCCGATGGGTTTGGAGGAATTGACGACTTACAAGTGGGTAGGAATTGGGACGGGGCAGTTGCGCGGTTGA
- the metG gene encoding methionine--tRNA ligase has translation MANTAALQIAASSAKVAGMDKRFYITTAIDYVNGEPHLGHAYEKIVSDVIARSQRSFGQDVFFLTGLDEHGQKVQQAALAQGKSPQAYCDELFSIWKNFPTKLELTNDDFVRTTEPRHKKFVQAILSKLNERGHFYKAAYKGYYSTKEETFLTEKDRLPDGSFPANYGQVTELLEENYYFKLKDQQAWLIEYIESNPNFIQPDYRRNEVLGFLKNNALEDLCISRPVNRLNWGIPIPFDANFVTYVWFDALVNYISVAAAQGDPLVNAAAGTVSESPNAAQLWPADIHVIGKDILKFHAVYWPIMLKAMGLPLPKQILTHGWWQKDGEKISKSTGNVVDPIAVIDEWGLDAFRFYLVRELAIGPDGNWTDAGFQARYQAELANGLGNLVNRSLSMLKRYRNGVVPQRSDELSAEAAKIIAETRAHLEQNQLQAALVSIWSLVNRANQYVDQTAPFKLAKDPSRAQRLDEVLYNLAESCRILAVLLWPFLPGTSSKIYAQLGLSGAPEKFSAAAWGGLPAGHAIGEPAALFPRKDKPPA, from the coding sequence ATGGCCAACACCGCCGCCTTGCAAATCGCCGCCTCGTCAGCCAAAGTAGCGGGAATGGATAAGCGTTTTTACATCACGACTGCGATTGATTACGTCAATGGCGAACCGCACCTCGGCCATGCGTACGAGAAAATTGTGTCGGACGTCATCGCGCGGTCACAGCGCAGTTTCGGGCAGGATGTTTTTTTTCTTACTGGTCTGGATGAACACGGGCAAAAAGTTCAGCAAGCCGCGCTGGCGCAAGGAAAGAGTCCTCAGGCTTACTGCGACGAACTGTTTAGCATTTGGAAAAATTTTCCAACCAAACTGGAATTGACGAATGATGATTTCGTCCGCACCACCGAGCCGCGCCACAAAAAATTTGTCCAAGCGATCCTGTCCAAACTCAACGAGCGCGGACATTTTTATAAGGCCGCCTATAAAGGTTATTATTCAACGAAGGAAGAAACTTTTTTGACGGAGAAAGACCGTTTGCCCGATGGCTCGTTTCCCGCGAATTACGGCCAGGTAACCGAGTTGCTCGAAGAGAATTATTATTTCAAACTCAAAGACCAGCAAGCGTGGCTCATTGAATATATCGAATCGAACCCGAATTTTATCCAGCCGGATTATCGCCGCAATGAAGTGCTTGGCTTCCTCAAAAATAATGCGCTCGAAGACCTCTGCATCTCCCGGCCAGTGAATCGCCTGAACTGGGGCATCCCCATTCCGTTCGATGCCAATTTCGTCACCTACGTGTGGTTCGACGCACTGGTGAATTATATCAGCGTTGCCGCCGCGCAGGGTGATCCGCTCGTGAATGCCGCCGCCGGAACTGTTTCCGAATCGCCGAATGCCGCTCAACTCTGGCCCGCCGATATTCACGTCATCGGCAAAGACATTTTGAAATTTCACGCCGTCTATTGGCCGATCATGCTCAAAGCGATGGGCCTTCCCTTACCTAAGCAAATTCTCACGCACGGCTGGTGGCAAAAAGATGGCGAGAAAATAAGCAAGAGCACCGGCAACGTCGTAGATCCCATCGCCGTGATTGACGAATGGGGGCTGGATGCGTTTCGTTTTTATCTGGTGCGCGAATTGGCGATCGGCCCCGATGGAAATTGGACCGATGCCGGTTTTCAAGCGCGTTATCAGGCCGAGCTTGCCAACGGCCTCGGCAATCTCGTGAACCGTTCGCTTTCGATGCTCAAGCGTTATCGCAATGGCGTCGTTCCCCAGCGTTCTGATGAACTCAGCGCCGAAGCCGCCAAAATCATCGCTGAAACTCGCGCGCATCTGGAACAAAATCAATTGCAAGCCGCGCTCGTTTCGATCTGGTCGCTGGTCAACCGCGCCAATCAATACGTGGACCAGACTGCGCCGTTCAAACTGGCGAAAGATCCTTCGCGCGCGCAACGGCTCGACGAGGTGCTCTACAATCTCGCGGAAAGTTGCCGCATCCTCGCGGTGCTGCTCTGGCCGTTTTTGCCGGGAACGTCCTCGAAAATTTATGCGCAACTGGGCTTGAGCGGCGCGCCGGAAAAATTTTCCGCGGCGGCCTGGGGCGGACTTCCCGCCGGCCACGCTATCGGCGAACCCGCGGCGCTATTCCCGCGCAAAGACAAGCCGCCGGCCTAA
- a CDS encoding class I SAM-dependent methyltransferase, whose amino-acid sequence MQLDEVQKAAQEQFAKQSHRYGQGHILENVEDVRKAVTEISLPARARVLDVATGGGHTGIFLASLGHDVTLADIAQPMLDRAAKAATERGFNVGTQLHAAEKFPNADGEFDLVTCRVAAHHFSSPEDFIRETARVLKRGGYFLLIDGSVADDEAEAEEWLHAVEKFRDPSHHRFLTPRAWSKICEAKGLTIQSVAMNPFKQPDLNWYFETAATSPRNRERVLELITNAPESARRLFRLGGEDGKIVWWWQRLTLIARKN is encoded by the coding sequence ATGCAATTAGATGAAGTGCAGAAGGCGGCGCAGGAGCAATTTGCCAAACAGAGCCATCGTTACGGCCAGGGCCACATTTTGGAAAATGTGGAGGACGTGCGAAAAGCCGTCACCGAAATTTCACTGCCAGCCAGGGCTCGGGTGCTGGACGTCGCCACTGGCGGCGGCCACACGGGAATTTTTCTCGCGAGTCTTGGGCATGACGTGACGCTCGCGGACATTGCCCAGCCCATGCTGGATCGCGCTGCCAAGGCGGCGACCGAACGGGGATTCAATGTCGGCACGCAGTTGCATGCCGCGGAAAAATTTCCCAATGCCGATGGCGAATTCGATCTGGTCACTTGCCGGGTCGCGGCGCATCACTTTAGTTCGCCGGAAGATTTCATTCGCGAGACGGCGCGCGTGTTGAAACGAGGCGGTTATTTTTTATTGATTGATGGTTCGGTGGCGGATGACGAAGCGGAAGCCGAGGAATGGCTGCATGCGGTGGAGAAATTTCGCGATCCGAGTCATCACCGATTTTTGACGCCGCGCGCGTGGAGCAAAATATGCGAAGCAAAGGGCCTCACGATTCAAAGCGTGGCGATGAATCCGTTCAAGCAGCCGGATTTGAATTGGTATTTTGAAACGGCGGCGACTTCGCCGAGAAATCGCGAACGCGTTTTGGAGTTGATCACGAACGCGCCCGAGTCCGCGCGAAGACTTTTTCGCCTCGGTGGGGAGGACGGAAAAATTGTCTGGTGGTGGCAGCGCTTGACGTTAATTGCGCGAAAAAATTAA
- a CDS encoding MraY family glycosyltransferase, whose amino-acid sequence MIFPFNVYLAALVAAFAVSLLALPGCRALCRRIGLLDDPGHRKIHATPIPLAGGFAVLIGMVIPLLLGAAMVHWNLPKLHHGDGLLEHGLVKRGWELIAIIIGAFIIVLTGGLDDKYELRPAVKFAGQFFAAVLIAKANVRITLFVHSDIFSYAITILWILTVINAFNFMDNMNGLCAGLGAISAWTFALIAGMDGQYLVTILALLTSGALLGFLPYNFPRASAFLGDTGSHLVGYLLAVMAILPHFYTAQHPRHFTVLIPLLILAVPLGDLVWVVILRWRIGQPFYQGDNNHLSHRLVKRGWSKPNAVLIIWLLAAVCGGVAVALMLVPG is encoded by the coding sequence GTGATTTTTCCTTTCAATGTTTATCTTGCTGCGCTGGTGGCCGCGTTCGCCGTATCGCTGCTGGCGCTGCCCGGATGCCGCGCGTTGTGCCGCCGCATTGGGCTGTTGGATGATCCCGGCCATCGCAAAATTCACGCCACGCCCATTCCTCTCGCCGGCGGGTTCGCGGTGCTCATCGGCATGGTAATTCCGCTTCTGCTCGGCGCAGCGATGGTGCATTGGAATTTGCCCAAACTGCATCACGGCGATGGACTGCTGGAACATGGTCTTGTCAAACGAGGCTGGGAATTGATCGCCATCATCATTGGAGCATTTATCATCGTCCTCACCGGCGGACTCGACGATAAATACGAACTGCGTCCCGCCGTAAAGTTTGCCGGCCAATTTTTCGCCGCAGTTCTAATCGCAAAAGCGAACGTCCGCATCACTCTGTTCGTTCACAGCGATATTTTCAGTTACGCCATCACCATTCTTTGGATTCTCACCGTGATCAATGCCTTCAATTTCATGGACAACATGAACGGCCTCTGCGCGGGACTGGGTGCGATCAGCGCCTGGACTTTCGCATTGATCGCCGGGATGGATGGTCAATATCTCGTGACGATTCTCGCGCTCCTGACGAGCGGGGCATTGCTCGGATTTCTGCCCTACAATTTTCCGCGCGCCAGCGCGTTTCTCGGCGATACCGGCAGCCATCTCGTCGGTTACCTCCTCGCGGTCATGGCCATCCTTCCGCATTTTTACACCGCGCAACATCCGCGTCATTTCACGGTGCTCATTCCCCTGCTCATCCTTGCCGTGCCGCTGGGCGATCTCGTGTGGGTGGTGATTTTGCGCTGGCGCATCGGCCAGCCCTTTTATCAGGGCGACAACAATCATCTGTCGCATCGCCTGGTAAAACGCGGCTGGAGCAAACCCAACGCCGTGCTCATTATCTGGCTGCTTGCCGCTGTCTGCGGCGGAGTGGCCGTCGCGCTAATGCTTGTTCCCGGATAA
- a CDS encoding pyridoxal phosphate-dependent aminotransferase produces MNYKISHRAASLTASLTLAIDAKAKQMKAEGVDVVGFGAGEPDFDTPQHIKDACAKALADGFTKYTPAAGIPELRQAVADKFKRDNGLTYKPSQVIISCGGKHSCYNVILATCEEGDEVIIPAPYWLSYPEMVKLAGAMPVIIETSDQTEFKVTPAQLRAAITPRTRLFVLNTPSNPTGSLYTRDEIKALGDICVEKGVLIMSDEIYEKLVYDGAEHVSVASFSQAHYEHTIVVHGFAKAWSMTGWRLGFLAAPEPIAKAIDAIQGHSTSNPTSFAQKGGVAALNGSQEHLKLWLAEFDKRRTYAHKRFNSMPGITCVNAKGAFYLFPNISKLGLKSTDFCAKLLEQEKVAAVPGIAFGADDYLRISYATSMANIEKGLDRIEKFAKALAK; encoded by the coding sequence ATGAATTATAAGATTTCACATCGCGCCGCGTCGCTCACGGCGTCGCTCACGCTGGCGATTGATGCCAAGGCCAAACAAATGAAGGCCGAGGGCGTGGACGTGGTCGGCTTTGGCGCCGGCGAACCGGATTTTGACACTCCGCAGCATATCAAGGATGCGTGTGCGAAAGCGCTCGCGGATGGTTTCACCAAATACACTCCGGCGGCGGGCATACCCGAATTGCGCCAGGCGGTCGCGGACAAATTCAAGCGCGATAACGGCCTCACGTATAAGCCATCGCAAGTGATCATTTCCTGCGGCGGCAAACATTCCTGTTACAACGTCATCCTCGCCACCTGCGAAGAAGGCGATGAGGTCATCATCCCCGCGCCGTATTGGCTGAGTTATCCCGAAATGGTGAAGCTCGCGGGAGCCATGCCGGTGATCATCGAGACGAGCGACCAGACGGAATTCAAAGTCACGCCGGCGCAACTGCGCGCGGCGATCACTCCGCGGACGCGTCTCTTCGTGCTGAACACGCCGAGCAATCCGACGGGCTCCCTCTACACGCGCGATGAGATCAAGGCGCTCGGAGATATCTGTGTCGAAAAAGGCGTGCTCATCATGAGCGACGAGATTTATGAGAAGCTCGTTTATGACGGCGCGGAACACGTGAGCGTGGCGAGCTTTTCGCAGGCGCATTATGAACACACGATCGTCGTGCACGGATTTGCGAAGGCGTGGTCCATGACGGGTTGGCGTCTTGGTTTTCTTGCGGCGCCGGAACCCATCGCCAAGGCGATTGACGCGATTCAAGGTCATAGCACGAGCAATCCGACTTCATTCGCGCAGAAGGGCGGCGTCGCGGCGTTGAACGGCTCGCAGGAGCATTTGAAACTGTGGCTGGCAGAGTTTGACAAGCGCCGCACCTACGCGCACAAGCGTTTCAACAGCATGCCGGGGATCACTTGCGTCAATGCAAAGGGCGCGTTCTATTTGTTTCCAAACATCTCGAAGCTCGGACTCAAGTCCACGGACTTCTGCGCGAAATTGTTGGAGCAGGAAAAAGTCGCGGCGGTTCCGGGAATTGCCTTCGGCGCGGATGATTACTTGCGCATCAGCTATGCGACGAGCATGGCGAATATCGAAAAAGGGTTGGACCGCATCGAGAAATTTGCCAAAGCGCTGGCGAAGTAA
- a CDS encoding proline--tRNA ligase, protein MRWTQTLIPTLKETPAEAEITSHKLLLRAGLVRKLTAGLYTFMPLGLRALRKVEQIVREEMNRAGALELLMPALQPPEIWRKSGRYETASAVLFKARDHDKREWILGPTHEEVITTLVAGEINSYRQLPKNFYQIQTKFRDEVRPRFGLMRAKEFIMKDAYSFDATDELAQLSYQKMYDAYTRIFQRCGLKAIAVEADTGVMGGKFSHEFMVPAETGENEVVYCESGKYAANLEKATSQGPLTATPKTPAAAAPEKFATPGVLTIEALAAAPHNVAAHAQIKTLIYMVESKLVIALMRGDDQLNEAKFVAHLGTAQFRPATPEEIFAALGAHPGSLGAVNVSGQRIIADEVLRGASGMTTGANEDGFHLRNITIDRDIKATEWADLRTVQVGELCTVSGQPLKIRRAIEVGHVFKLGTKYSEKLEALFLDEAGKQQPAVMGCYGIGVTRTLQAVIEQSNDKDGIIWPLSVAPYRVCITPLSVAAGGPVMTLAEKIYAELTAKGVDVILDDRDERPGVKFKDSELVGFPIRLGIGEKSLAKGEVELKLRGGALTPVKVEEAVAKILELAV, encoded by the coding sequence ATGCGCTGGACCCAGACCCTCATTCCGACACTCAAAGAAACTCCTGCCGAGGCGGAGATCACGTCGCACAAGCTTCTGTTGCGCGCCGGATTGGTGCGCAAACTCACGGCGGGCCTCTACACTTTCATGCCGCTCGGTTTGCGGGCCTTGCGCAAAGTCGAGCAAATCGTCCGCGAAGAAATGAATCGTGCCGGCGCGTTGGAATTGCTGATGCCCGCGTTGCAGCCGCCCGAAATCTGGCGCAAAAGCGGCCGTTACGAAACCGCAAGCGCCGTTCTTTTCAAGGCGCGCGACCACGACAAGCGCGAATGGATTCTCGGGCCGACGCACGAGGAAGTCATCACGACGCTCGTCGCCGGAGAAATCAATTCGTATCGCCAGTTGCCGAAAAATTTTTATCAGATTCAGACAAAGTTTCGCGACGAGGTGCGTCCGCGTTTCGGTTTGATGCGCGCGAAGGAGTTCATCATGAAGGACGCCTACAGCTTCGACGCCACCGACGAACTCGCGCAACTTAGCTACCAAAAGATGTACGACGCTTACACACGCATCTTCCAACGCTGCGGGTTGAAGGCCATTGCGGTTGAGGCTGACACCGGCGTGATGGGCGGAAAATTCTCCCACGAATTCATGGTTCCCGCCGAGACAGGCGAGAATGAAGTGGTTTATTGCGAGTCCGGCAAATACGCCGCGAACCTTGAAAAAGCCACCAGCCAGGGACCGTTGACTGCGACGCCCAAAACTCCCGCCGCTGCCGCTCCCGAAAAATTTGCCACGCCCGGGGTCCTCACCATCGAAGCGCTCGCTGCCGCGCCGCACAACGTCGCCGCGCACGCGCAAATCAAGACGCTTATTTATATGGTCGAAAGCAAATTGGTCATCGCGCTCATGCGCGGCGACGATCAGTTGAACGAAGCCAAGTTTGTCGCGCATCTCGGCACCGCGCAATTTCGTCCAGCGACGCCCGAGGAAATCTTCGCCGCGCTCGGCGCGCATCCCGGCAGTTTGGGCGCGGTCAATGTGAGCGGCCAGCGGATCATCGCCGATGAAGTCCTTCGTGGCGCATCCGGCATGACGACTGGCGCGAATGAAGATGGTTTCCATCTTCGCAACATTACGATTGACCGCGATATCAAGGCCACCGAATGGGCTGACTTGCGTACCGTGCAGGTCGGTGAATTATGCACCGTCTCGGGACAACCGCTGAAAATTCGCCGGGCTATTGAAGTTGGGCACGTTTTCAAGCTCGGCACCAAATACAGCGAGAAACTCGAAGCATTGTTCCTCGACGAGGCCGGCAAACAACAACCCGCCGTGATGGGTTGTTACGGCATCGGCGTCACCCGCACGTTGCAGGCGGTCATTGAGCAATCGAACGACAAGGACGGGATTATCTGGCCGTTGAGTGTCGCGCCGTATCGTGTATGTATCACGCCGCTGAGCGTCGCCGCTGGCGGTCCGGTGATGACGCTCGCTGAAAAGATTTATGCTGAGCTTACCGCGAAAGGCGTGGACGTAATTCTTGATGACCGCGATGAACGTCCCGGTGTGAAGTTTAAAGATTCCGAACTCGTCGGCTTTCCCATCCGTCTCGGCATCGGCGAAAAATCTCTCGCCAAAGGCGAAGTGGAATTGAAGCTCCGCGGCGGTGCACTAACGCCAGTGAAAGTCGAAGAAGCCGTCGCGAAGATATTGGAATTGGCCGTCTAA